In Juglans microcarpa x Juglans regia isolate MS1-56 chromosome 7D, Jm3101_v1.0, whole genome shotgun sequence, the following are encoded in one genomic region:
- the LOC121238418 gene encoding germin-like protein 9-3 — protein sequence MAIKTFSMKFFSLLVSSFAIIGMVVAGDPNILTDFITPPNATTVDGSFFTFTGLRSFIGSGPPTTFKVLKASMVEFPALNGQSVSYAVLQFANGTTNPPHTHPRSAELLFLVQGSLQVGFVDTTNKLFTQTLQAGDMFVFPKGLVHFQYNVAQTSALAISAFGSANAGTVSIPNTLFITGIDDNVLAKSFKTDVSTIQALKAGLVPMGKP from the coding sequence ATGGCCATCAAAACTTTCTCCATGAAATTTTTCTCACTGCTAGTTTCTTCATTTGCCATCATTGGAATGGTAGTAGCCGGAGATCCAAACATCCTCACTGACTTTATAACCCCCCCAAATGCCACTACGGTTGATGGAAGCTTCTTCACATTTACTGGCTTGCGTTCCTTTATCGGGTCAGGCCCTCCCACGACTTTTAAGGTGTTGAAAGCAAGCATGGTTGAATTCCCAGCACTCAATGGACAGAGTGTTTCTTATGCTGTATTGCAGTTTGCAAATGGCACAACCAATCCACCACACACCCATCCTCGCTCAGCTGAGCTCCTTTTCCTTGTTCAAGGTTCTCTTCAGGTTGGGTTTGTTGATACAACCAACAAGCTCTTTACACAAACACTTCAAGCAGGTGATATGTTTGTGTTTCCTAAAGGACTAGTGCACTTTCAGTACAATGTTGCGCAAACATCTGCTTTAGCAATTTCAGCTTTTGGGAGTGCAAATGCTGGAACTGTTTCAATTCCCAACACCTTGTTCATCACTGGCATTGACGATAATGTGTTGGCTAAATCCTTCAAGACTGATGTTTCCACCATTCAAGCTCTCAAGGCTGGCCTTGTTCCCATGGGCAAGCCCTAA
- the LOC121238420 gene encoding peroxidase 60 encodes MALALGLIIVSLAGQCYAGSSAALQVGFYKGKCGIFDVEGIVAGLVKAKFFKDPTIAPALIRMQFHDCFVSGCDASLLLNGGSSERFASPNLSVRGYEFIDEVKDAVESFCPGLVSCADIIAIATRDVISLSGGGRYRVETGRRDGFESLAENVDLPGPQIPVSESIAAFARKGLNVTDMVYLLGGHTVGVAHCFFFQDRLYNFQNTGRPDPTMDRELVRSLRSRCPQKSTGYNIVSLDQNFLSSFIVDNSFYQQILRKRGVLQIDQRLALDPRTRDIVTTIASGRASDFGSKFGEAMIKMGAIQVLTGTEGEIRKSCSVIN; translated from the exons ATGGCACTAGCCCTTGGCCTAATCATTGTGAGCTTGGCAGGCCAATGTTACGCCGGCAGCAGTGCAGCACTTCAGGTAGGATTTTACAAGGGAAAATGTGGGATCTTCGATGTTGAGGGCATTGTAGCTGGTCTTGTCAAGGCTAAGTTTTTCAAGGACCCTACAATTGCGCCGGCGCTCATTCGCATGCAATTCCACGATTGCTTTGTCAGC GGATGTGATGCATCGCTTCTTCTAAATGGGGGCTCCAGCGAGAGATTTGCTTCTCCAAATCTGAGTGTAAGGGGCTATGAATTTATTGACGAGGTGAAAGATGCCGTGGAGAGCTTCTGCCCTGGACTGGTCTCTTGTGCTGATATCATTGCCATCGCTACGAGGGACGTCATTTCCCTG AGCGGAGGAGGGCGATACCGAGTAGAAACAGGGAGAAGGGATGGCTTTGAATCCCTTGCTGAAAATGTTGATCTTCCTGGTCCTCAAATACCTGTATCAGAATCCATTGCTGCATTTGCAAGAAAAGGACTTAATGTTACTGATATGGTTTATCTTCTGG gTGGCCATACCGTTGGTGTTGCACATTGTTTCTTTTTCCAAGATCGACTTTACAATTTCCAAAATACTGGAAGACCTGACCCAACCATGGATCGGGAGTTAGTGAGATCCCTAAGGTCGAGGTGTCCCCAGAAGTCGACAGGCTACAACATTGTCAGTCTCGACCAGAACTTTTTGAGCTCCTTCATCGTTGATAACTCATTCTACCAGCAAATCTTAAGGAAAAGGGGGGTTCTCCAAATCGATCAACGGCTAGCGTTGGACCCAAGAACCAGGGACATAGTGACAACGATAGCCAGTGGTCGTGCTTCTGACTTCGGCAGTAAATTCGGGGAAGCCATGATCAAGATGGGAGCAATCCAAGTCCTTACTGGCACAGAAggagaaataagaaaatcatgcaGTGTTATTAATTAA
- the LOC121238419 gene encoding germin-like protein 9-3: MASALLKYSVFTLLAVFATFWVAKASDPNILSDFIAPANSTSVDGNYFTFNGLRGIFSQTPPNFKVTKASMVEFPALNGQSVSIAVLQFPSGGVNPPHTHPRSAELLFLVQGSLEVGFIDTTNKLYNQTLQVGDMFIFPKGLVHFQYNADQANRTATAISAFGSANAGTISIPANVFTTGIDDAILAKAFKTDTATIQNIKVGLAPKA; this comes from the coding sequence ATGGCCTCGGCATTGCTAAAGTATTCAGTTTTTACCCTTCTAGCTGTCTTTGCTACTTTTTGGGTAGCAAAAGCAAGTGATCCAAATATCTTATCCGACTTTATAGCCCCGGCAAATTCTACAAGCGTGGATGGAAACTACTTCACGTTCAATGGACTGCGTGGGATATTTTCCCAAACCCCACCAAATTTCAAGGTTACAAAAGCTAGCATGGTCGAATTCCCAGCTCTAAATGGCCAAAGTGTCTCCATTGCCGTTCTCCAGTTCCCTAGTGGTGGCGTTAACCCTCCTCACACCCATCCGCGCTCTGCAGAgcttctgtttctggtgcaagGCAGTCTTGAGGTTGGTTTCATAGATACCACCAACAAGCTTTACAATCAGACACTCCAAGTTGGGGACATGTTCATATTTCCTAAGGGACTTGTACACTTCCAATACAATGCGGATCAGGCCAACAGAACTGCCACAGCTATATCTGCTTTCGGTAGTGCAAATGCTGGAACCATTTCAATCCCTGCTAATGTTTTCACTACTGGCATTGATGATGCAATCCTTGCCAAGGCTTTCAAAACTGATACTGCTACAATTCAAAATATCAAGGTCGGCCTTGCTCCCAAGGCCTAA